The Atribacterota bacterium genome segment AATGGCAACCCAGGATGTCCAGAGTTGGCTTTCTCGATCATATCCACTGACAAACCTCGTACAATATTTGCAACATCTTTTAGCATTATTAATGCCTCCCACGTTTTATATTTATTCTATTCAATTTTTAATCTTTTATAATTCTGTCTATCCTATTAAGTATATAATTATTAACTATATTATTCAACAAGTCCCTGCTCGGTACGACTTATTATTTCATCCTGGAGATCTTTGTTAAGGTTGTTAAAGAAATCACTATACCCGGCTACTCTCACAATAAGATTTTGGTAATTCTCCGGGTTAAGCTGAGCAGCCTTTAAGATTTCAGTATCTATCACATTAAACTGTATGTGGTGACCGCCAAGCTTAAAATAAACCTTGATAAGTTGTGCCAGGCTATTCAGTCCTTTTTCTCCTTCAATTATTGAAGGAGAAAACTTTTGATTCAAAAGAGTCCCACCGGTTCTAACATGATCCATTCTGGCAGCCGATATAATAACAGCAGTCGGGCCTTTCTTATCTGCACCTTGGGCAGGGGAAATCCCTTCTGATAATGGTTTATTTGCTTTCCTTCCATCAGGAGTTGCCCCAACAACAGAACCAAAGTAGATATGGCAGGTAGTTGGCAACATATTAATATGATAATAGCCTCCTTTGGTATTTTTACGCCCATCTACTTCCCTAAAAAAGGTATCAAATACATCTTGCATAATACTATCAGCATATTCATCATCATTGCCGTATTTGGGAGAATGATTCTTTAATATATTCCAAATTTCTTTTTCTCCTCTAAAGTTTTGTTTTAAAATTTCCACTAAAGTTCTCATTGTAACACTACTATTATCATAAACATGATGCTTAATTGCAGATAGGCAATCAGTTATAGTCCCAATCCCTACTCCCTGTATATAACTGGTATTATAACGTGCTCCACCGTTATTATAATCCCTGCCTCTTTTAATACAATCATCTATAATTATAGAAAGAAAAGGAGATGGCATAATAGAGGCATATAATTGTTCAATTATATGGTTTCCTTTCACTTTTATATCTACAAAATAATGAAGCTGTTCCTTGAATGCTGAAAACAATTGCTTGAAATTAACAAAGTTTTCAGGGCTTCCCGTATTGATTCCTATTATTTTACCTGTTTGAGGGTCTTTACCATTGTTCAGAGTAATTTCCAGTATCTTGACCAGGTTAAGATAACCAGTTAAAATATATGCTTCTTTTCCAAAAGCCCCGGTTTCTACACAACCACTGGTTCCACCTTCCCTTGCATCAGCAATATCCTTACCTTGTCTGAGCATTTCAGATATCACTACATCTGCATTAAAGACCGAGGGCTGTCCCCAGCCTTTTCTGATTATTTCACAAGCACGTTTTAAAAAGTAGTCTGGATTTTTTTGACTAAACTGGATATTAGTACTTGGCTGCAATAATCTCATCTCATCAATGACATCCAGGATAATGTAGGTAACTTCATTCACAGCATCTTCTCCGGTTGGGGTTAATCCACCATTATTGATATTAGCAAAATCAGTATATGTACCACTTTCTGCCAGGGTAACACCGACTTTTGGGGGAGCCGGCTGATTATTAAATTTAATCCAGAGACACTCTAATAACTCTTTTGCTTTTTCTCTATTCAGGTCACCTGCTTTTAAGTCATTATGGTAAAAAGGATACAAATGCTGGTCTAAATGACCTGGGCTAAAAGAATCCCAGGTATTTAGTTCGCTGATAACTCCAATATGTACAAACCAGTACATCTGTAGTGCCTCATGGAAATTTCTGGGTGCATGCGCCGGAACCTGCCTGCATATATCTGCAATTTTTAACAGTTCCTTTTTTCGAATCTCAGCATGTTCAGTTTTGGCTTTTTCCTCCGCTTTCCTGGCATAACGCTCACCTAATGTTATTATGGCATCACAACAGATAGCCATAGCTTTAAGCTGATTCAATTTTTGAAAAACATGCTCATCATTTTGATAATCAAGATTATTTATCTGTTCTATAATTTCCTGTTTAAAACCCAGAAATCCCTTCTTGTATATCTTACCATCTGCCACAGTATGTCCTGGTGCCCTTTGCTCCATAAATTCAGTAAAAATTCCTGCCTCATAACAATCTTTCCATTCTTTATCCATCATTTCAAAAAGTTGATATCGGATAGATCTTTTTCTCCAAAATGGAATTATTAATTCTTCCTGTATCTTTTTAACATCATCATTTACCGCAAATGAAATCCTTTCTCTGTTGGCAATCATATCTAAATCCTCAATTGTATGACAGCATAATTCAGGATATGTTGGCGTTCCGCAGGCAGAACTCCCCCTTTCACCTACAATTAATTCTCCTTCTTCAATGTTAATGGTCTTCTTTTCTAATATATATTTAAAGGATAAAGCCCTTAAGATAGGAATAGTTACCGTTCCAGAATATTTCTGGTAAGCCTCAGTCAAAAGTCTTGCTCTCTGAATATCAATATATGGTTGGGTAGTCAAGCTTATGTTTCTTAATTTTTCAATTCTGGGGTTCACTTTTTATCCTCCAATAATAGCATAGATATTATTCTGAAAAAATATCTGTTGTAATTTTGTAATATGTTCATTTTTATTTGTGGATATGTTTTTAAGCCTGTTCTTTATCTGCAGTCTGGCAAATTTTTCAATGCCCATCCTGTGAAAAGGCAATAAACTGACTTTTTCTAACCTTAAGGAATTCATTAATTCTGCTATTGCTCTAATATCTTTGCAGGAATCATTAATTTTTGGTATTACAGGTACTCGAATCTCAATATGGCTTGTTTTCTTTGATAACCTTCTCAGATTATCTATTATGAGACTGTTTTGCACCCCGGTATATTTTTTATGAGTTTTTTCATCTATTACCTTAATATCATATAACCATAAATCAACCATATCTGCAATTCTTTCAAAATAAACCCATGGAACATGTCCACATGTATCTATTACAGTACTAATTTCCATTTTTTTGCATTCAGAAAGTAATTGTTCTAAAAAATGAATCTGTACCATTGGCTCTCCACCGGAAAAAGTAACTCCCCCTCCGGATTCCTGGTAAAATATTAAATCCTTTCTGATTTCGGCAATTACCTGCCCCACATTGAATTTACTACCGGATATTTCTCTGGCGATAGCCGGACAAATATTAACACAATACCCGCAAGCCAGGCATTTATTTTTATCAGTATAGGGATATTTGTCTTTTATTGTAATAGCATTCTGGGGACACTGGGAGATACATTGATAACATTGAATACAGTTATTGAAATTAAACAATATTTCAGGTTGATCCAACCAGCTTTCAGGATTATGACACCACCAGCATCTTAATGGACAACCTTTTAAAAAAACGGTCGTACGAATACCAGGCCCATCATGAATGGCAAATCTTTTAATATCAAACACTAATCCACTATTCATATTAAAACTCATCTTACCAATTATACTATAAAATATTGCTTAATAATCCTGTTTAGTTATTTCAACCTGACTTATATCGTCTATTTCGCCCAATCGAACCTTCACGATTTCCCTGTGAGAAGTTGGAACATTTTTACCGACATAATCTGCTCGGATAGGAAATTCACGGTGGCCTCTATCGATTAACACGGCAAGCTGGATGGAGTTAGGTCTACCCAAATCAACAATTGCATCCATTGCTGCCCTTATAGTTCTTCCGGTATAAAGTACATCATCAACTAAAAGTATTTTTTTCTCCCCTATTTGAAAAGGAATCTCGGTTTTCACAACTATTGCATCTGGTTTTTTGTCCTTTAAATCATCCCGGTAAAGTGTAATATCGAGAACCCCCACCTGTATTCTCACCTTTTCTATATTGTATATATGGAGAGCTATTCTTTTAGCTAAATATTCCCCTCTTGTTTTAATTCCAATTATGCCTAAATCCTCTACGCCTTTGTTTTTCTCAATAATTTCATGAGAAATTCTGAGCAATGTCCTATCAATATCCATCTTATTCATTATAATAGATGATTGTTGAGAATATTCCATTTTTAGCTCCTTCAAATTACTATTAAATCCTTTTACAAGACTATTATTGTATTATTGAATATTCGTTAAATTCATGAAAACAATATATGTATTTTATTATATAAAAATAAGTGATTGATTAACAACCTTAATTCCAGGTTTTTTAGAATTAATAAAGAAAATTTATTATTAATTATTTATTTACTATGGAATATTATTATACAGATTGTAGATATCAGGCTTTTAATTATTCTATTCCTGTCTTTTAAAAATGATATGGCAATGTGGCTGTTATTATTATTAACAGGATAAGCAAAATAGTGCTAAATTCATTTCTGTAACTCCTTCCTGATGATCTATTAGTTATAAACAATGCAATAATATTTAAATTTTTTTAAAATAGTGGAAACCTGTTACTCTTTTTATGATCTAAAGTAAAAAAATCCTGGTAGTTATTCTTACCGGTCCGGTTATTGATAAAATCCAGATGTTGCTTTAATACTCATTTTGCCACTTATCCCACTGGATAAGAAAAATTACTCTGCCGCCATTTAAATGCTAATATTCTGTTACTTCCCATGTAAAGTATAGCAAAAGTTGAGGGATTTTTTTTCGGGGAGATTTTAATATTTTTTGTCACTTGGTAATAATATCTTTTAGGATATTTTCACTTATATTTCTATGCTGGCTTATTTTTCCTTTTATTTTGCGATATTCATTAAAATACCCGCTTGAAATAATTTCTCCTGTATTCTTGAAATTCCGATAAATAGCAGCCTATGACATACCTGTTCTATCAGCAATATTTCTTATGGTTAAATTAAAATAATCTTTTTGGTGTATTATTTCTAAGGCAACAGATAGTATTTTGTTCCAGCGTTTTGATGGATTAAGACATTTCTATATTTTATCCTGTTGTTCAAATATAATAATATTAATTAACATTAACTTATATTTCAAAAACAATTGCAAGCTATTTATTTATTCTTGTCAAGTCTTCCAAATATACTTAATTAACTACAGAAAAAGCTTCTTCCAAAACATCCATAGATTCTTCTATTTGTTCATCAGTAATAACCAGGGAAGTTAATATTCTGATAATATTCTTATTAATACCGGCAGTGGGAAGTAATACACCATGCTTTAAGCAGTACTGTACTATTTTTACTGTTTCTTCTGTGGCGGGATTTTTATTTTGGCGGTCTTTTACCAGCTCTAAAGCAGTCATAGCTCCTAATCCCCTGACATCCCCGGCCAAAGGATATTTATTCTGTATAGTATTAAATCGTCTTTTAATCACTTCCCCGATTTCCAAAGCGCGTTTCAGCAAATCTTCCTGTAAAATAACCCGGATGACTTCCTTTGCAACCTGACAGCAAACCGGATTTCCTACATAAGTCCCTCCAATACTGCCTCCGGGCAATTCATCGGTTACTCTCTTACTTGCAATTACTGCAGAAAGAGGTAGTCCTGATGCAAGAGATTTTGCTAAACAGACAATATCCGGTTCAATTTTCCAGTTTTCAATGGCGAAAAATTTTCCCGTTCTTCCCATCCCACACTGTATTTCATCAGTTATCATGAGTATCCCGTACTTATTACACAATTCTCGAATATGCTCTAAAAAGCCTTTTACCGGAATATTAAATCCTCCTTCTCCCTGAATAGGCTCAATAACAATTGCTGCAATTGTTTCCGGATTGACCAGCCCTTTCATGATATTCTCAAATTCTGATATTTCAATAGAATGACGGTAGGAATTTGGATAGGGAAGGCGATATACCTCAGGGGCAAAAGGTCCGAATTTATACTTATAAGGAAAGGCTTTGTGAGTCATCGTCAGGGTAAGCAATGTTCTTCCATGAAAACAGTTTTCAAAGACAATAATTCCCGATCTTCCGGTAAACCCCCTGGCAACCTTTACTGCATTTTCAATTGCTTCGGCACCACTATTAAACAGGGCAACACTCTTTGGTTCACCACCAGGGGCAAGCTGGCTTAGTCTTTGGCATAACATGACAAAAGATTCATATGGCACAGCGGTAAAATCTGTATGAATAAAATG includes the following:
- a CDS encoding aspartate aminotransferase family protein; its protein translation is MKKFISIKTDIPGPKSRELAVIRERYVFKPMGESLSPGYIDFGEGALVTDVDGNTFIDLTGGWGCLALGHSHPAIISAIKEQVNHFIHTDFTAVPYESFVMLCQRLSQLAPGGEPKSVALFNSGAEAIENAVKVARGFTGRSGIIVFENCFHGRTLLTLTMTHKAFPYKYKFGPFAPEVYRLPYPNSYRHSIEISEFENIMKGLVNPETIAAIVIEPIQGEGGFNIPVKGFLEHIRELCNKYGILMITDEIQCGMGRTGKFFAIENWKIEPDIVCLAKSLASGLPLSAVIASKRVTDELPGGSIGGTYVGNPVCCQVAKEVIRVILQEDLLKRALEIGEVIKRRFNTIQNKYPLAGDVRGLGAMTALELVKDRQNKNPATEETVKIVQYCLKHGVLLPTAGINKNIIRILTSLVITDEQIEESMDVLEEAFSVVN
- a CDS encoding glycyl radical protein — protein: MNPRIEKLRNISLTTQPYIDIQRARLLTEAYQKYSGTVTIPILRALSFKYILEKKTINIEEGELIVGERGSSACGTPTYPELCCHTIEDLDMIANRERISFAVNDDVKKIQEELIIPFWRKRSIRYQLFEMMDKEWKDCYEAGIFTEFMEQRAPGHTVADGKIYKKGFLGFKQEIIEQINNLDYQNDEHVFQKLNQLKAMAICCDAIITLGERYARKAEEKAKTEHAEIRKKELLKIADICRQVPAHAPRNFHEALQMYWFVHIGVISELNTWDSFSPGHLDQHLYPFYHNDLKAGDLNREKAKELLECLWIKFNNQPAPPKVGVTLAESGTYTDFANINNGGLTPTGEDAVNEVTYIILDVIDEMRLLQPSTNIQFSQKNPDYFLKRACEIIRKGWGQPSVFNADVVISEMLRQGKDIADAREGGTSGCVETGAFGKEAYILTGYLNLVKILEITLNNGKDPQTGKIIGINTGSPENFVNFKQLFSAFKEQLHYFVDIKVKGNHIIEQLYASIMPSPFLSIIIDDCIKRGRDYNNGGARYNTSYIQGVGIGTITDCLSAIKHHVYDNSSVTMRTLVEILKQNFRGEKEIWNILKNHSPKYGNDDEYADSIMQDVFDTFFREVDGRKNTKGGYYHINMLPTTCHIYFGSVVGATPDGRKANKPLSEGISPAQGADKKGPTAVIISAARMDHVRTGGTLLNQKFSPSIIEGEKGLNSLAQLIKVYFKLGGHHIQFNVIDTEILKAAQLNPENYQNLIVRVAGYSDFFNNLNKDLQDEIISRTEQGLVE
- the pyrR gene encoding bifunctional pyr operon transcriptional regulator/uracil phosphoribosyltransferase PyrR — its product is MEYSQQSSIIMNKMDIDRTLLRISHEIIEKNKGVEDLGIIGIKTRGEYLAKRIALHIYNIEKVRIQVGVLDITLYRDDLKDKKPDAIVVKTEIPFQIGEKKILLVDDVLYTGRTIRAAMDAIVDLGRPNSIQLAVLIDRGHREFPIRADYVGKNVPTSHREIVKVRLGEIDDISQVEITKQDY
- a CDS encoding glycyl-radical enzyme activating protein → MNSGLVFDIKRFAIHDGPGIRTTVFLKGCPLRCWWCHNPESWLDQPEILFNFNNCIQCYQCISQCPQNAITIKDKYPYTDKNKCLACGYCVNICPAIAREISGSKFNVGQVIAEIRKDLIFYQESGGGVTFSGGEPMVQIHFLEQLLSECKKMEISTVIDTCGHVPWVYFERIADMVDLWLYDIKVIDEKTHKKYTGVQNSLIIDNLRRLSKKTSHIEIRVPVIPKINDSCKDIRAIAELMNSLRLEKVSLLPFHRMGIEKFARLQIKNRLKNISTNKNEHITKLQQIFFQNNIYAIIGG